A segment of the Myxocyprinus asiaticus isolate MX2 ecotype Aquarium Trade chromosome 10, UBuf_Myxa_2, whole genome shotgun sequence genome:
GACCCTCAAATTCATCCATTAGAGATTGTACTGTAAACCTTTGGACAGCAATTTTATCCTGAAGAATAGCTGTTTTGATAGAAAAATAGTTagctttagatagggataataaATCTTTATGTATAGTCTGAATTACAGGTCTTACAAGTGCTTTGTTATATTAGCAGAGATTTGTGTTTTCTCTCGAAGATGAATGCATTCCCATTGAATTACAGTTTTACCAAATATTGTTCAGTTATCTTTACACATATGATAATTACCTTTCATTGCCTCATTAATGTAAGCTTTGAGGAAGTCAACACGCTCAGTGTCATTGAGCACTTCACCATTGTACTCAGTGGGTATTCCATTTCCTGTGATGTAGATTGGCACCTTCGTGATGGATGTATACTCTGAAGAGATGTAGTTCAATAAACGTCGAAGACCCCAAGGAACAGAATGGATCTGGTCAGAAGCTGTGGTGGGCCAGGTGGGGTCAATATGAGCCTGGAAGTCCCCAACATTATTTGGTCCAGGATCACAACTATTCAAGCTTTCACTGATGAGTCGAGAAGTGTAGTGATTAAGTCCAAAGAAATCAGCTGTGCCttgtattctttttttctctGCCTCAGTAAAGACAGGGAGTCTTGCTAGCTCTTTACCACAGACGGCTTTCTTTTTCTCAACTTGATCCTTAAGCACCGTTGGATAGTCTCCATTTACAAATATTGGGTGAGCAAACCAGCCTAACATGAAACTTAAATAGCGCTCAGCTGCTTTTATATCTTGGACACTTGAGGGATTCTTTGGCTCTGCCCATTCTGAGTTAAGTGCAATGCCCACTTTTCCACCCTGCAGTTTTCTGTATTTATCATTATAAATGTGCCAGGCTTCAGCATGAGATTTCAGAATATTGTGTGTCACCTGCAGAGACAATCAAAACCAATTTGAATAAAGAATTTCCAGTTTCCAAACCATAAAACAAATGGTACATTCTCAGATTGAGAGACCCACCTGGTAAGAAGCCACTATTGGGTCCTTGATACTTGGGGGATGTTCCCCTGTTCCATACCCCAAGTTGCTCACTACCCAGGGGCTGCCAAAGGTGTTCCATGTTTTGACTCTGTCTCCATATCGAGAGAAGCAGAAGTCAGCAAATTCTTTGAAAGCTTCCACAATAGAGTTGTTAGTCCAGCCACCTTGGTCCTGCAGTGCTTGGGGGAGGTCCCAGTGATAAAGGGTTACACTGGGTTCAACGCCTGATTGTAGGAGTGTTTTGATCAAATTGTCATAATAAGCAGCTCCCTTATCAACCAAACTGTCTTTGCGTCCAGTGGGGAAAATGCGAGCCCAGGAAATTGAGAATTGATAATTAGGGGACAACATGCCCCTAAGCAGATACACATCATAGTCCACCTTGTGATAACTGTCACAGGCCAAATCAGTGGTCTGGTTGTCAAAGACATTACCCTCATGGCTAAAACGGTCCCATATGGTCTCACCCTTCCCATGTTCAGACCAACCACCCTCCACTTTGAAGCTCTCACTGGAGACAGACCACTGAAAATCATCTGGGAACGATTCATTCAGGAACACATCCCGCTCACTTTCGGTTTGATCTTTAAAGTTCTCCCACACTTTCTGGTATGAAAATGGAGAAGCTGATTTCTGATGGAAGCCAGTCAGTGCATCGTCACTCTGCAAACTAAATGACATCATAAGTAAACTAAAGGCTAGGGAATATAGTACTTCCCTTTTCCACGTGCCATTACGTCTCACGCACGTTTGAGTGCTCTAGCCTGTTAAAGTCTTCTCTATTGACCGCAAGACCATAAGGACATGTTTGACACATGCGCACTTTGACTGCTGTCTTACTTTTTTGTAGTCAGCAGCAGGCAGATGCACACAGATCGTCCATGGGTTTACAAAAAACTGGGCTGCAAGACGCGGCAGCACATGGAAAAACAAagaatactttggcctttactagaattttttttttctccttctgtctgtgtttacatttttgttttttaagctttACCTTCTGGGTGTTTCATGTTGATCTAGTTTTCTAAAAAGGTGTGTGATGTCATAGCCCCTGATGTGAAGATTTTTGTTCTGTAAAACTAAAACCTTTGGTTAGTATTTCATGTGATCTCTTTGGACAAACcacttaataaaaatacaaacatttaccTTGAAGAATACTGGTAAGAGGCTGAAAATAATACTCATATTCATCACAATCCTTGATGGTCAACTGATACATAAGAATGGATGATTGACCGATGTTCATCTGAAACAAGACTCAAGGGTTATTTCATTGTATGACAAAGCACTCAATTAAAGCAGTTTGAATAAATAAGGTTATGAATTTACACTGTGCAACAATTCACTAGCCCATTATGAACATTATGATTTAATCCTTTAGGAGACCAATAAATCACTTACATATAACTTCCTCAATTCCTCAGTCACAGATGTTTGCAATTTGCAGTTGTACTCCATATGCAGAGAGAGGAAATCCATATATGCCTGAAGATAAGAGAAATAAGTATGAAATAAATGCACATGTAATTATAACTATTCaccagctatatatatatatatatatcctgccCTGCCCTAAAACATTACCATGATTTTTGACCCCTTTTGATAAATGGAGGTAACATCATTGGCTCTTATCCCAAGAGACAAATGAAGCCCTGAAAATCAAAAAGCATatctattacaaaaatatgacatTGGAATTTTAGTTTAGAGGCTGGAATTCATGGAATATCCTAATTTATGACAGTGAACTAAATGTTCAAAGCCAACCTATAAAACCACTGCTAAAGAAAGCAAGCATTTGTAGAATAGGACGTTTGACTTAGAACCATATAATTACTGAGAAGTGACAATTTCCCATGGGACAACTAGACCTGGTTTCCCCTATTTATATACAACACTAGAAAACACTTGTCACTTTTAACATTTATGGGGACTTACCTTTGTTCATTTGATAGTAGAGTTTGTAGACATTTGCATGGGACTGGAGAGCAATTTGTTGCCCTTCATCATGAAGTTCATGTAGGTGACTGAACGTGATAAATGTGTCTACCAGTTCCCCAAATGTAGTGAACACAAATCCTGCATATTGCTCAAACCTCTCCACCAGTAACGGATTCTCCCAGCCTCCATATCTGGTTCTGAAGGGTTCTGGTACTGCAGAGCGATGGAGCACCAGCAGAGGTTTGATGCCTACTTCAGTCAACTGCTGCACAAGTGTCTTGTAGCATGTCACAGTGTCTTCATGTGGCTGGCTGGGGTCACATGTGGGAAGGATGTGAAACCAGGACAGGGGAACTTTAAATTGGTTCACCCCTCTGCTCTGAAGGTACAGGAAGTATTCTCTGGATTGTTGAGGCAGTGCACTTCTGCAGTTAAACACATCATCCTCCTCTGAAGATCCTAAAGGCAAAGTTTGGCTGTCCAAAGGCCTGTGTCTTAAATTGTTTACAAAGTGCGTACTTAGAGGGCCTGCAAGTAACATGAAGTCCTGCTGTTCCGCATTGCTGTTGTTATAGAAAATAGCCAGCACACTAAGAGACAAAAATCCCTCTAGGATCTTCATTGTCACAACAGTGTGTGACAAGAGAAGAATTTCCAAAGCGCTTTATAGGCACAACTGATAATCTGAGAGGCATACATATCAGTGTCACAATCATGCAATTTAACTTTAATCAAATTAGCTGTACAGTTTATGGCAGTTGTTAAGTTTTCATCACATAGACTCTGAACTCAGATAAGTGTTATACTCTGCAAGGTTATCCCTTTAATGCAACACTGTGGTTACAAAGTACATTAAAAATAAgcagtaacactttaaaataagattccatttgttaacaagtaaatgcattaggtatcataaactaacaataaacaatatggttatacagcatttattaatctttgttaatgttaataaacatatgaatgttaattattagttcatgttagttcatagtgcattaatgttaacatatacaacttttgtctttaaaattgtattatattttgaaattaacttgctgtaaaagtattgttcattgttagttcacgctaactaatgttattaactaatggaaccttattgtaaaattgacaaataagcacaaacacaaataaTTTGTTCTCATTAACTTCTGGATTAAGTTTAAGATTTGAAAACAGATTATGAAAGTAATCTTTAAAAATACCTCACTTCTCCTTGTGTGAAACTTGAGCTCCCCAAGTATTTTGTCACCCACAGTATACGGTATTATCCAAATTGATATATAAACTCAAGATACTAAAGTTTTGTCTGCCAAGAACATTTATATATCAGAAGATTCCTTGTACATGTAGACAATAGGTCTTCTGACGACTCTTATCTAGCAAGTTCAATATTCAAGTTTTTTATTCTTTGTACTACAATGACATTAATGTGTTCATAAGACATTTTATGTAACTTTCTCCATTACTCAGGCTGATTTATCCAAATTATTACTACATTTAAGAAACAAACACATTTACCATAATGCTGGTTGTCAACCAATGCGAGTTTCAATGGTAGATGCAAATACTGATAGAGTTGGGTGGCCAATTTTCAATGTGTGATATAGGctaatattatttaacaaaagcaatgcacacatatacagtgaaattaaaaATTCACCCAGTATTGAACTTGGTTAATTTAAGGAATTTCACTGTTTGAGCAGCTTTTGGGagcaacatataaataaaatttataaaaaaaaaaaaaaaaaaaaaaaaatcactatccAAGAGCAACTTCAAGGTGCTTAAGACTTTGTAACAAAGGAAAAATGAACAAggcacaaataaaaatgtatttcaaatgtttattttgacaTATCACAAAATACCTTTTTTACAAAAACGTACAAAAACAttggaaaatgtaaacaaattgagATGCTGAAAGTTTCAAAAAGTTGGAAAACCTGGCTGTTGAAAGATGACAGATTgcattgtttatgtacttaatgTATAAAATATTAGGCTCTCAGTTATGGTTCAGTTGAGATATTGCTATTACAAAAAGTAAACCGCATTCACTTAGACTCCATTTGAACCATCTTATGATTTGTATTTGCATAGAGGCAAAAATACACACTGAAATTGGTAAATGATCTTAGAGACATAAGATGGTATAAATTCTCTTTTAGAAATggagaaaataaacaaaatgcaaGTTGTGAAATAATTGAAACATCCTTTACTAGTGCTTTCAATTGCATCTACAGAAAAACATTTAGACATTCTCCAAATATTGGGTGTACCTCTCATAGTTGCAAGCCAAAAGGTTCAGAAAATGTAACAaaagcagtaaaaaaaacaaaaaaacaaaaacaaacctggAACTATTGTTGTTTACAGAGAAGCCTCCTCAAAATAGAGTGGTACAGTTAGCAACACTTCTCATATACAACAAATTAACACAATATGCAACAACATCAAAAGCCTCCATGTAGGACAATAATTAAGTTTCaagttttcaagcattttccaggTTTCCATTTTGTTCATTTGGACAAAAGGCATCACAAAATGACTTTAGGGTTCCAGATGCGATGCAATGCTCAGTCACAAAAACTGAGAGAGACTGCAACTGCTAGTACCTCAGGCCTTTCCAGTTTACCGCTGTCCAGTTAATACAGCTAAATGAGGACTCCGTTTATGAGATCCAAACGCACAGGCCAAACACGTATGGCACCAAATATTCAGTCCTctcaaaagggatagttcatccaaaaattgttTAATTCTGCCCTTACTaattcaccatcatgtcattccaaacctgtatgtctttcttccatggaacacaaaaggagatgtaatgcAGAATACAAGCCTCCATgtacactttcattgcatcctacCCCCCGAGGCAAACATTCtggcaaaaatctaattttgtgttccatggaagaaagacatacaggtttgaaaccatgagggtaattaaatgacagaatttaaattttaggGCGAACTACCCTTTAAATGACAGGAGCCCCGTCTAGTccacaaacacaaatatacaaCAATTGTGATCCACTACTGAAAAACACAGAACTGTTCTAAACTACAACAGGCATAAATCTACATTAAACTGTGGTTTTACACTTGCTTATACATCTCATTTTGGAATGACAGGATTCATGTAAACTCCAGTTTTAAGATTTAAGGCATTTGAGATGCAACACTTGGCACTTTAGAAGTGTGGTAAACAAAATGGAAGAACCACTGATTTATTTTcgtaagaagaagaaaaaaaaaaaagaaaaaaaaaagagatatgaAGAGAGGAGATAAAGACATTGCACAGTCGCCTAGGAGTTCTTAAAGCTTGCCATCTTCCTAACTAGCTTTTGGGCACTTTGGAGTATCAGGCAGACTGGCTGGTGTCAAGTATAACTGGCTGGTGAGATGCCGCTTTTGAGATTTTAACTTGGCATTCGCTTGCCATAATACTGCATGGCATGTTCTCACTAATTCACCAGTGTGCACGAACACACATGCTCAACTCAGTCTCAAGTTGCTTCACAACCCTTTTAGAGCAGCCAAACATAAAATACACAAACGTAGATGCGGTCCACTTTCCCAGATGAGCAATGCCAACCACAGGTGGAGTGCTTCTCTGTACAAGAAAGCAGATGATGGTCCCTGTTCTCACTCAAGCGCGGATCCCTaagagagagggggaaaaaaaaaaaatccgtaAAAACACAAAATGCTTTACATTTACTTCCTCCAGTGTTTTGCAATTGATTGTTCGAGAAAACAAAAAGGAACCgttcaaccaaaaaagaaaattaggcCATTATTTACTCGTCCTCTTTGAGCGTTTACATTCACAATCTTACATCCATTATGCTTGTAAGGTCATGTCAGTATTCCTTTATATGGATATGGTCATAAACAGCTTAAGAATAAATAGATCAGCACatttagatttttgcccattgccCTGGTTTTGCGTCACATGTAAACACTTTGACCGTTTTTCTTACCGGCCTATTCAATGTGCGCTTGACTGTTAAAGTTTTGACAAACAAGCAGAGTGTAACAGGCAGTCTTTTGTatccatacaacagctttgtgtgaggaacagacctatTAAGCCTTTATTCACCAATAATCTCCTTTTATAGAGCACAAGTTGTTTGGACTATTTTAATGGTATTTCTATGGTGTTTATTTTGGGCTTTTAagagcttgacagctgtggtcaccatgAACTGTGATTTACAGAAGAGAGGTGTGTGAGGATTCTtaaattttctttttacattacataacaaataaaagcataatgggttggaaagacatgagggcgagtaaataatgacaaaacttattttcaggtgaactattccttgagaCTTTAATAAAATGGTAAGCTATtgctaaaacaaattattttgccTCACCTTTTTCACATGTGGTTCCTTGCTTCTCCTGAGCGAAGTTGAGTCTATTCTGCTCAACAGCGGTGCCGTTGGACTCTGGGCTGCTGCTGCGTGAAGGACTGCTCTCTCCATTCTGATAGGCCAGATCCAGGTGTTGCTGAGCCAGTTTGAGATGTCTACGAATGCGGTCAATATCTCTTGATGTGTTGTCACCTAGAGACTCCCGACCCGAGTCCAGGTTATACTCCGGTTTCATTCCCATGGACAATTTGTCCTTCTTCAGGGCAGTGTGGTAACCAGGTGGGGCCGTGGGCACCTGTCCACATATGGCGCCACGTGGGTGTGCAACACTGTGATGTCGTGCACGCCGCCGGAAAGCATCACGGATTCCACTGATGCCTAAATGAAGAATCTCCAGCACTGTGAGAGACAAGCAGAGACAACTCACAGCATACATGATCAGCAAGAAGATGGTTTTCTCTGTCGGACGTGAAACAAAGCAATCCACTGTGTGCGGGCATGGGCTGCGTGTGCACACATACGAGGGGGCAACCTCAAAACCATATAGGATATACTGGCCAAAGAGAAAGCCCACCTCGAAAATAATCCGTGAAAAGAGCTGCAGTATGTAGACCTTCATGAGCCCGTCACGCTTAATTCTTCGCCGTCCATCGTGTTTGACGGCGGGCTTCTCAGGTGTCTTCTCTTTCTCTGGCAAGATCTCCTCTGACATCATCGGGTCTTCCTCACCGTTGTCCTCCGCCTCCTCGTAATCACGGTTGGCTCCGCGGTTGACCATGGGGATGTGTTTCCTGTTCCGTGGTTTGTACTCATCATCTGCCAAGCGAGCAATCTTGTGCATAGCGAAGCCCAGGTACATAATAGTGGGGGTTGTAATCAAGATAATCTGAAAAACCCAGAACCGGACATGAGAGAGGGGTGCAAATGCATCATAGCAGACATTCTCACATCCAGGTTGCTGGGTGTTGCAAATGAATTTGCTCTGTTCATCGTAGTATATCGATTCTCCCCCCACTACAGTCAACACGATGCGGAAGATGATAAATAACGTGAGCCAGATCTTGCCCACAAAAGTGGAGTGGTTGGAGATCTCATCCAACAGCCGTGTAAGAAAACTCCAGCTCATGGTGCTTCTAGAAGAACTGCCTTCTCAGTGCTGTAAGAGAACATCAAATGACTATTACTCATCATTCAAAACTGCACCAAAaatacactttctctctctctcagcaaaaaatgtccctttttcaggacactgtattttaaagaattttgtaaaaatccaaataactttacacatctttattgtaaatggtttaaacaatgttttccatgcttgttcagtgaaccataaacaattaatgaacatgcacctgtggaacggtcataacgacactaacagcttacagacggtaggcaattaaggtcacagttataaaaacttaggacactaaagagacgtttctactgactctgaaaaacaccaaaacaaagatgcccaggatccctgctcatctgcgtgaacatgccttaggcatgctgcatggtggcatgaggactgcagatgtggccagggcaataaattccaatgtccgtactgtgagacgccaaaGACAGCActtacagggagacaggaaggacaccTGATCATCCTCACATGGCAGACaaagtgtaacaacacctgcacaggaatgcacaatccttccatcagtgctcagactgtctgcaataggctgagagaggctggactgagggcttgtaggcctgttgtaaggcaggtccttaccagacaatcaccggcaacaacgtcgcctatgggaacaaacccaccttcgctggaccagacaggactggcaaaaagtgctcttcactgacaagttgcgcttttgtctcaccaggggtgatggacGAACTCACGTTAattgaaggaatgagtgttacaccgaggcctgtaatctaaagcgggatcgatttggagggggaaggtctgtcatggtctgggacggtgtgtcacagcatcatcggactgagcttgttgtcattgcaggcaatctcaacgctgcgcgttacagggaagacaacatcctccctcatgtggtacccttcctgcaggctcatcctgacatgaccctccagcatgacaatgccaccagccatactgctcgttctgtgcacgatttcctgcaagacaggaatgtcagtgttctgctatggccagcaaagagcccgaatctcaatcccattgagcatgtctgggacctgttggatcagagggtgagggctagggccattccccccagaaatgtccaggaacttgcaagtgccttggtggaagagtggggtaacatctcacagcaagaactggcaaatctggtgcagtccatgaggaggagatgcactgcagtacttaatgcagctggtggccacaccagatactctGTTAATTTTGATTtggaccccccctttgttcaaggacacattattccatttctgttagtcacatgtctgtgaaactcgttcagtttatgtcttagtagttgaatctttttatattcatacaaatatttacacattaagtttgctgaaaataaaagcagttgaaagtgagaggacgtttcttttttttgctgagtttacacacacacacacacacacatatatatatatatttacacacaca
Coding sequences within it:
- the LOC127447380 gene encoding gap junction gamma-1 protein: MSWSFLTRLLDEISNHSTFVGKIWLTLFIIFRIVLTVVGGESIYYDEQSKFICNTQQPGCENVCYDAFAPLSHVRFWVFQIILITTPTIMYLGFAMHKIARLADDEYKPRNRKHIPMVNRGANRDYEEAEDNGEEDPMMSEEILPEKEKTPEKPAVKHDGRRRIKRDGLMKVYILQLFSRIIFEVGFLFGQYILYGFEVAPSYVCTRSPCPHTVDCFVSRPTEKTIFLLIMYAVSCLCLSLTVLEILHLGISGIRDAFRRRARHHSVAHPRGAICGQVPTAPPGYHTALKKDKLSMGMKPEYNLDSGRESLGDNTSRDIDRIRRHLKLAQQHLDLAYQNGESSPSRSSSPESNGTAVEQNRLNFAQEKQGTTCEKGIRA